The Kosmotoga olearia TBF 19.5.1 sequence TGGCGGCTGTTGCAGGAGTTGTTCCTTCAATGATTAATAGATACATTAAGGACTTCGAGGAACAGGAATACATAGTGAAAGAAGGAGAAAACAGGAGAAAGATGCAATATATCCTCACAGAAAAAGGAAGATTCAGACTGCAATTTCTTACCATTTCGTATCTTCGTGAAGTTGCAAAATTGTATGTGCAGTCTCGAGAAACCTTTGGTGAAGTACTCGATAAATTGAAAGATGAAGGTTATGAACGGCTCCTTCTTTATGGGGCTGGAATAATAGGCAGCATTCTTGTAGATGTTTTGAGAACCGAAGGATTTGTACTTGTTGGATTCGTGGACGATTCACTTTTCAAGCAGGGCAGTTTCTTTCATGACCTGAAGGTGTACTCTCCAGAGGAAGTATCAAAATTAGAATACGATGGAATCATAGTGGCTTCTTTTAAACATGCTGATACTATTTCAAAGAATGCTATTAGAAATGGCATGAAGAATATTATGGTCTTTGAAATTTCCAGCTCTGGAACGGTTTCTATAAGA is a genomic window containing:
- a CDS encoding MarR family winged helix-turn-helix transcriptional regulator — its product is MNIGEFSFFNPSPNFREMSILKAIAETPSISQERLAAVAGVVPSMINRYIKDFEEQEYIVKEGENRRKMQYILTEKGRFRLQFLTISYLREVAKLYVQSRETFGEVLDKLKDEGYERLLLYGAGIIGSILVDVLRTEGFVLVGFVDDSLFKQGSFFHDLKVYSPEEVSKLEYDGIIVASFKHADTISKNAIRNGMKNIMVFEISSSGTVSIRRINGGSTNESTAV